The Salvelinus namaycush isolate Seneca chromosome 30, SaNama_1.0, whole genome shotgun sequence region GTTCCTCTtttacatagtgtgtgtgtgtgtgtgtgtgtgtgtgtgtgtgtgtgtgtgtgtgtgtgtgtgtgtgtgtgtgtgtgtgtgtgtgtgtgtgtgtgtgtgtgtgtgtgtgtgggtgtgtgtgtgtgtgtgtgtgtgtgtgtgtgtgtgtgtatgatgatgataatgatgatggtcAAGACTGACTAACAGTAGAAATGTAAAACCAAATTATAGGCCTGATTCTGTTTGAATGTTATCTGCCTATTTCCTGTAACTTTTTACATTGTGAGAAACACACATTTTATGTATTGAGCCATTCATTCAAACACAGAATTGAAAGTGTGTTCTTGTCTTTCCCAAAATGGGATGAGCACAATGATGCCTGTTTAGGTTTCATCTTGTTCTTAGCTGTCGAAGGCCTAGTAATCTGAAGCCTTATGTAGTAGACATGTATGTGGATGTACTTTGTAAAGCAAGGTACAGGGGAACAGAAATTACAGTATATCATACTCGTCAAACTAACTATAGTGCTGTCCATGAGGCTGAGGGACGGACCTCTTACTGAGATGTCCACCGATCTCCACCTAATAGTTTTAAACAGATCTGGGAAACCTGAATGATTCCTGACAAAGCAGCATATTTTTGTgttagagaaaaaaatatatattcaaaaAAAGAGTCGTTGTGTGCACTGAAAATAGCCGTGGTGAAAATAGCGTGCTGTGCTTGCTGTAACGCACATAGTGTATTAATACTAAATGTCATCAGTTTAGCTCAGACAGCTGTGATTAACATGGGGGCCATGGACAGGCTGTGTGGTTTCAGCAGACCTACAAGTGGTAGAAGGATGCAGGGGACTCAAATTATAACCCCAGACCATGCAAGCAAGGCAAACTGAAAAGCCACGTATGTACAGGCCTACCAAATTAAGATTGTTATACCGCAACCAAGTCAAACTGATTGTTTGCCTTTGTTAATGTTGATTATTAAACAAAGAACGCACTGTATTTGGTGCTACGTAGCACATCAAAACATCAGATAAGGTTATAACAATTCACAGAAAATTCAACATAGTCTTTGatagagatgaaggagaggaaaaACAATAGAATACATGGACATCCATAATAAAGCAAATTTGACTACAGGGTTTTTGGTTGTGTGTTATATTAAGCTTTGAACAACCAAGGGAATATAATAATCATTCCGAAATTATCTTCAGTGCGATTTGGATCTTACTGTCTACAGTATTTCAAGTGTCTGGTCATTATCAGACTGATGCACTCTTCCGCTGTCCAAACCTACACAAGCCTGTCAGTAGAGGCTTGGCTTGTGTCCTCACTTTTCTTCAAGTTAAAACAGAGATGTTATGTCAGGGAGAGATACCTGAGACAgatagggctggtttcccagacactgCCTAGTCTTGGATAAAAAAGCATTCTCATACTGTGTCCTGTAAACCAGACCATAGGGTCAGGAGAGAGGGTCATCTGAGTCTAGTAGCAGAGCTACTGTACACTGTACTCATTGTGAAGAAGAATATTTTGGTGAGAAAAACACATTTGGTCAGAAAATATTATATTTGCGATTTCTCAAGAATCCCCCCACCAACACTACTATTGTCACAGGAGGTGTTTTATCTCCTCTCCCTTAATCTCCACAGCTGTTGCAGGATTGCAAAAAGGAAGTGGCATGATTTTATCTGTCCAGCTAATCTACACACAGATAAAACAGTTGTTTGGATAGAAATATAGCAGAATTCATCGATGTATGTGAgtcattatttcattgatatggTTAGAACTCAAGCTACTGGTTTGTTTTTTAATTGACATATTTAGACCAGTTTATTTGAAGGGATAGCATAGTATAGGGAATAACAGGGGTCCAAGTGCCGAACCTTGCTGAACACCAAATCCAATGTACACACTGATACTGGTCTGAGAAGTAGGAATTAAACCAGTTTAAAATGTGAAATGACAATGTTTAGGTATCTGGCATTGAAACATGCTAAACATGTTTAATATTATATTTGTAATATTCATCTAGATTTCCATAGTGTATGCAAGGTATATGAATATGGATACCTGCACTTTagccacacaaaaaaacacatttaattTGGTTGGCAAAATTTGGTCACAATGAGATGCAAAGATACTATCCACTGACAGATGATGCTATGCTAGAAGACTGACAGTTAAGACAGGCCTTGAAATGATTGGCTGGTTTGGGAGGTGACACAATTGAGCCTTAATAAATGTGAGATGTTAGAATCTCCCCCTGACAAATCACCAATGACCAGGAACCGCCACCAGACACACTGAGATGTGTACACCCACAAAGATATACAGAAGTCAAAATATCAGGTTCCCTTTTAATTTTCAGTCATTGAGTAgggctattttattttattttattagacAGAATTTGAGTCTCAGAGAGTAGCTTGGCTTACAAGTGGATAAAGTTGTGTAGGCAGAGGGAGACATTTTGGGTTTCGTTTGGTGAGAGGAAATTTGGTAAACGTTGTGCAATGGTGCGGGAAAAGTTTTGAAAGAGTGTGAGAAACAATTGCAAGCTAAGTGCCTGAAGTAGGTCGGTTCAAGAAGAAGCCTTCATGTTGCATCCGTACAGAATGGAGGGGTACCTCATCTCACCTGGTCCTGTAAGTACACAATGAGTCAAACAATTTGTGTTAATTCAGTTATAGGCCCAAGTATATACAGGTATGTGGTTATTTGTTGAGTTTATGTACTTGTTTATATACCACAGGATATACTTATACAGAAAATGCATTAACGTCATTAATTTTCAAACTCTTGAACTGGTACACAATGTTGGTACTTTTGTGGTCTACATACTGGCAAAAGAACAATATTTCAAACATAATAGTTTATACAACTAACAATATGTTTTGTTTCACAACAATCCATTTTGTAAGGTCATGACCGACCATGAAAAAAACCCAGCAAAAGTATTATAGTAAATGTCAATGAAGTTTAAAAAGCTCAAAATGTTGTTCAGCAATGTCATTATCAACAAACATTATCAAGGGCAGAAAGCAATTTGTATATAGATGTTGAGTGTCAGTTCCTTGGAAacaatagtaaaacattatgtgAAGTtttgttatgatttcagttgagGATATTATTTTTGTTTTGACAGCCATCAGAAGACATGTACGAACCCGACATCTATagacaacagatgtcagaatattCATATCCGTATGTCATCGATGCAGAGAGTCAAGGAGGTGAGCTTTAAAACACTACAACATTTTTCCTAGTATTAATACCTCTTGTATTATCTATTGATAATCTTGATAACTATGATACAATGATATACTTTTTAAATTTCCCTTTCTCTGATGAACTTACCATCACATAATTGTAGATTAAATAAACAATCTGAATATCACTTATACGGAAGTGAATAGTGCCGGCCCAACTAGATATGTGTTTGACCAGGCCTGAGGAAATCACACACAGTAGCTATATTAAAGACAATACTGTACATAAAAGGTATCAAGACACTGCAGCTGGAGCCAACCATGTTGCCCCCATGGAGTACAGGAAACAGATGCCATTTCTGTCAGGCGCTCAACCTACAGTCATAGAACAACTTTCCCCCCTGGGGTTTATTGAAATGGAGAGGTTCAGTTGTATTTTCTCCTGTAATCAACTGATCCTACTGCCAAGAATAAACTGGTATTTACTAGTACGAGCTGTAGAATTATATAGGCTTTGCTCCATTTAACAAACTAAATTATTACAAAATAATAATGGCAAGTCTCTGGTGCAGTGTCAGGACCGAACACAACAGATCACTAAAACATGTGTACATGCGGAACGTTTTAACACATTTGTGACATTCGGgctaaaaagagagaaaaagacaacTGCCAAAGCAAAGATGTGTGAACAGGAAACTGCCTAAAATATTTTGCTGAACACTTTTTAAACAAATAGCATACATTGTGTATTTGGAATCTGTAGTCAAATAGGTTTTCTCTATTCTATGCCATCTGAACATTGCCATTTAGTGTACACCTACCTCTTACTCTATGAACAACTAAAATGTTTCTCTCTGTTCAGATCACTGGGACTATCACACCACTCATCATGCTCATCCTCTGGACTTTGACAACCTGCCAGAGGGCCActtcactgagctccagagtgtCCAGCAACTACATCTACCCAGTATGGCTCGTTACAGCGATGTTGACACTCTCTCTCTGGACCCTGGCCTTGGGGGACACAACCATGCCCTACCCCCACCGGGGAGCCCACCCCCTGACCCCCCTGACCCCTCTTTTCCTCTAACACAGACAGAGCGTTGGAGTTGGTCATTCTTTTCAAGCAGATGTAGTGTACATGACTAATAGAGAATGTTCTGAATGTTCAGGACTAAAGCAAGTAGCAGAACTTGTTTACATGTCCCCTCTAGTGCAATAGCAATGCTTCAGAAAGGTTTAATAACAGGTAAACATAAAATCAACCATCTGGCTTCAGATAAAATGGCTCAGATAAAGATATGACAATGAAAATGTATCTGGGCTACTGTTTGTTACTGGTGAGCTGTGTTGCGTGGAGGATGTAGGGTGCGCCTACACACAGATGGTTTGACATTGTGGCCTTTTCCTAACTGGGGCCTGCTGGTGTTGCTACAGAACTATAATCTGCCAACTCACTAACGGCTGATGAACAAATAATTCTTTTTTTAAACAGAAGTGGCCTCCCCAACattatgtcacacacacacacacacacacacacacacacacacacacacacacacacacacacacacacacacacacacacacaaatcattgTCAGTCTTCTTATTGTAAAATCTTACATTGTAACATTGTAAATATTACACTTTAAACAGAGAGCATTAACTAATGAGTGTGGATGAGAATATCCTTAAAGATGCCTTTTCTATTTGTGAATGGAACTGATTATACTGCCTCAGAGTAGAAACAGTGGGTTTTTAGAACTGTGTGCTGAATGTTTGGACAGGATTTTGCACGGCCAAACATTCAAACTGCTATAACAGCAACCACACATCACACCTCATGCAGCGGGGCGGTGCCCTATAATCTGTTCCACCGCTGGGCTAACTTGAGATGATTATATCGTCAAGAACAGGTCAAGGTTAACAGATATACTACTCTTAAAAACATGGCGAAGGTTTGAACTGAGAATCATGAAAATAAAACTTTGAGTTACAAGTTGTTATTATGGGTAGTCAGACAAATGTGACAATACCTCTAAGATACAACTGGTCTCCTGACTTGAAACAGAGTCAAATGCAGCAAGCTAGCAGTGACATGCTAAGATAATCAGagcaagctagttagctaagCATTTAGCAACCTCTTAGCTACTCATGTTGAATTAAAAAATATAACTATAGCTAATTAGGTGTCAAATATACAAGTAAGTCAGGTAACATTTGCTTTATTGAAATGTTAAGTTGAATAAGCTAtatgacaaaaaaacaacaggGATGGATAGTTATGCTACTCCAGGGGCATCAATATAAAATGCTCAGCTAAACAGAAGTAGTTGGCTAGCAGATAGTTATCTTTTACTAATGTTGAGTCAAAGAATAGTGCTAGCTTGCTAGGTCTCAAATATGCCAGTAAATGTTAGTTTGGGTGAAGATAACCATAGGATTTAGAAAAGGGCAATTCCacgactcagatttttcacttaaaatgtatgccaaacaaaactGATTTATTTTAAAGTTTAACAAACTATACAGTGCACAAGGACTCTATGCACAAGGGCTACATTTAACAATTACACAGAAAATTTtacaaaacacatttactggaagaactgtacAGAttcaaagtttggtaacagaatttctgtaaaatctccctcagttttttatgtgtccacgttttccaaaaactcaGAATTAAGAATTCAGAATTAGGATTCAACAATGTCTGCAGAAataatggggtgtcagctatggcACGACACCTTGACTttgaaaaaatctattttggttatgGAACTACaataagtgaagtggatttacaccggGTAAATTAATTGCGGTAGCAAAGtttcatcatgggtccctgatttGTACTACAAAGAAATGcttaattatggatatgaatgtcattcccTTCATGGGGATCtatcctaaataggtacacaaaggtataCATATGCAATAACCTCCTTCGCATATTTGGGGATTATTCTACACAACggctattattttaatgagctctgCCCCCAAACGAGACCAAATTTGCTTGGAAATTTGCTTTTTCTTTACTGTACTAGACTCTACTCTACTtttatttactgtactgtatagtactgtgttgtccaaacttgtgaacccaattgtggtttgtgactactgtgatttcccattgtagccagtTAAATTGCATAAATCCCATTACCGATTTTTGGGAAGTTCCATTAccaatttggtaacagaatttagAGATTTTATCACATAATAATTTATTAacaaaattgatatcagtaaaaacactataaTAATTGATAGGtgtacttgttacttctgtgaaatgtcattatcctccctcctcatgaaggagagaaattagaaaatatcttaaagatatgtggggTTTTGGTAATGGAATTTCAAAGCACAGGGCAATGTTCTTAAACTTATAGAAGGCAGAAACATGTAAATATgaaagtgttgatattagttggcaggggtctttacttcaacattattgtaatttttaggatggaaaatggttgaaaaatgtatatctGTCTTAATttctcctatgaacttcacatgttgttgctcatgggtccttttacatggaaatgaccatATGTCCATGGTTGCCCTTAGGGCACCAAAGTGATCTTAACCCAAATGAACATTACTGCCCCCGGGGAAGAATTTAAATAGTTTATTCCAGTCTGCCTAAAGTCTACCCTTAGGGCACCAAGTGATCTTGACCCAAACTCACATTTCTGCACCCAGGGTAGCATAAACAGTCTGTTccatttgttgttgttgatatcgCTTATTCAACTAAACttttaataaaacaaatattaaCTGACCTACTGGCAGATTTGAGACCTAACTTGCtagctatttttattttataattcAACATTAGTAGGAGGTAGGTCTCTGCTCAGCTAAGCTACATTTAGCTTAGCATTTTACTTTTCTTCCCCCAGAAGTTTATATAGCTTATTCAACTAAATACTTTGACAAAGTAAATGGGCTTTACAGGTACATTCAAGACCTAGCTAGTTATATTCTATGACTCAATATTCTATTTATAAATTCAACATGAGTAGCTAAGAGGTTGCTAAATGCTTAGCTAGCTTTCTTGCTCTAATTAGCTTAGCATAAGGCTGCTAGTTTTCTACATTTTACTCTTTGCTTCAAGTCAGGAGACCAGTTGTATCTTAGAGATACTGTCACGTTTGTATGACTACTGTAACACAAACatgattttaaaacattacaactTGTAACTCAAAGTTATTTACAAGATTCAGAGTTCGAAACCAATCGGATTTGTTCTGCACCAAACCAATCAGATTCCTTCTGCCCTTATAACAAAGTTGACTAAACTTTAAGTAAATCTGCATTTAAGCTCTTTTTCTCCCACATTATATGTGGGAGAGAATCTTTTTAAGTATTCATTCAACTCTACTTGATACTTGATACATTCAAGGGAGTGGGTATTCACAGGAgactggtgaggggaggacagctcataatgatggctggaatggagtgtttgataccattccatttattctgcCATTACTATGTGCCAGTCCTCCTTATTTAAGGTGCTACCAGCCACCTGTGGTGGGGATAGTTGATTGGGGGAGTAAAAACGGTTGCCGTCATTAATAACACTTGCGCCTCACTGTGTATATAACATGATCAGCATGGTATCTGATTTGTTTAGTTGTAATTTCTCAGTGAATACTGCTCcaaaaataatgtattgtaattgTAATGATGGTTTTGTATTGTAATGACTACATGGTTATTGTTGTTTGTGGTGTCCAAGGTGCCATATTACCCTCGAGCCATGGGCTACTTGCACCCCTCTCCTCAGACGATGAGGAGCTCAGACGACGAGGAGCCAGGAGGCCGCAGCCCTCCACTAGAAGTGTCTGATGAGGAGTGTCTGAGGGACCACATCACCCACGTAACAAGGGGAGAATTGGGTAAGGAATTAATTCATAAATGCATACCTAATATCTCACATGTTTGATTTAGCTTCTGAGGTCACAATAATCCTACTCCATGTAGGTCATAGGTAGGGAACATCCTCAACTGATTCATTGCAGGTTTAACCATTTTGTACTTTTATCAACATTAATATAGGCAACAAGAAGAAGATCCGTCTGTACCAGTTCCTGCTGGATCTGCTGAGGAATGGGGACATGAAGGACAGTATCTGGTGGGTGGACAGGGACAAGGGCACCTTCCAGTTCTCCTCGAAACACAAGGAGGCACTGGCACATC contains the following coding sequences:
- the LOC120025149 gene encoding transcription factor PU.1-like — protein: MLHPYRMEGYLISPGPPSEDMYEPDIYRQQMSEYSYPYVIDAESQGDHWDYHTTHHAHPLDFDNLPEGHFTELQSVQQLHLPSMARYSDVDTLSLDPGLGGHNHALPPPVPYYPRAMGYLHPSPQTMRSSDDEEPGGRSPPLEVSDEECLRDHITHVTRGELGNKKKIRLYQFLLDLLRNGDMKDSIWWVDRDKGTFQFSSKHKEALAHRWGVQKGNRKKMTYQKMARALRNYGKTGEVKKVKKKLTYQFSGEVLGGRSHLERRPYSHL